One window from the genome of Pseudomonadota bacterium encodes:
- a CDS encoding type II toxin-antitoxin system VapB family antitoxin: protein MRTNVLLDDALVEEALKLGRLKTKKALIHEALKEYVDNRKRLNLLDLAGKITFKNDYDYKAMRENK, encoded by the coding sequence ATGAGAACCAATGTATTACTTGATGACGCTCTTGTTGAAGAGGCATTGAAACTTGGACGGTTAAAAACAAAGAAGGCTCTCATACATGAAGCACTGAAAGAATACGTGGATAATAGAAAGCGTCTCAATCTTCTTGACCTTGCAGGTAAAATAACATTTAAAAATGATTATGACTACAAAGCGATGCGTGAAAATAAATGA